One Halobacterium zhouii genomic region harbors:
- a CDS encoding NOG1 family protein, protein MIFENLPTTPTSEELLDKAFSRAARAGRAKQGVEAQESMLQTSSNILGDNLHNVVTSWPDFDDANDFYYDLADAVLRKELHEEGGVDAVRQHLSELSWASRKTHDLGREYMGKLPRGDADAARKIRKQGFARMGSVMDQIADDLATVGKARDALKVLPDIRPDEPTIVVAGYPNVGKSSFVNTVTNARNETAEYPFTTKGVRVGHFDNDRVRWQIVDTPGLLDRPAEERNDIEGQAVSALAHLADVILFFVDASETCGYPLDDQRALRAEVAEEFPDTPLVTVCNKADLSEDVETDYYMSVETGENVEETLDEAVDAAGYEHELPFEE, encoded by the coding sequence ATGATTTTCGAGAACCTGCCGACGACGCCCACGTCGGAGGAGCTCCTCGACAAGGCGTTCTCGCGGGCGGCCAGGGCGGGCCGCGCGAAACAGGGCGTGGAAGCCCAGGAGTCGATGCTCCAGACGTCCTCGAACATCCTCGGGGACAACCTCCACAACGTGGTGACGTCGTGGCCGGACTTCGACGACGCGAACGACTTCTACTACGACCTCGCCGACGCCGTGCTCCGCAAGGAACTCCACGAGGAGGGCGGCGTCGACGCGGTCCGCCAGCACCTCTCGGAGCTCTCGTGGGCGTCACGGAAGACCCACGACCTGGGCCGCGAGTACATGGGGAAACTCCCCCGTGGCGACGCCGACGCGGCGCGCAAGATCCGCAAACAGGGGTTCGCTCGGATGGGGTCGGTGATGGACCAGATCGCCGACGACCTCGCGACCGTGGGCAAGGCGCGGGACGCGCTGAAGGTGCTGCCGGACATCCGCCCGGACGAACCGACCATCGTGGTGGCGGGCTACCCGAACGTCGGGAAGTCGTCGTTCGTGAACACAGTGACGAACGCCCGGAACGAGACCGCGGAGTACCCGTTCACGACGAAGGGCGTCCGAGTCGGGCACTTCGATAACGACCGCGTGCGCTGGCAGATCGTGGACACGCCCGGCCTGCTCGACCGGCCCGCAGAGGAACGCAACGACATCGAGGGGCAGGCGGTGTCAGCGCTCGCGCACCTCGCTGACGTGATCCTCTTCTTCGTCGACGCCAGCGAGACGTGTGGCTACCCGCTCGACGACCAGCGAGCGCTCCGCGCCGAGGTCGCCGAGGAGTTCCCCGACACTCCGCTGGTCACCGTCTGCAACAAGGCCGACCTCTCCGAGGACGTCGAGACGGACTACTACATGAGCGTGGAGACCGGCGAGAACGTCGAGGAGACGCTCGACGAGGCGGTCGACGCGGCCGGCTACGAGCACGAACTCCCGTTCGAAGAGTAG
- a CDS encoding helix-turn-helix domain-containing protein yields the protein MTTSEQNTSASTALQEAGASTVDIFDALADPHRRVVLSHLDEHDGPLPMERVADRLAQWESDEQADESLDEQSREFYLALYHVHVPKLVDAGLVERDEDAGTISLVDECDEILVELDLSTSE from the coding sequence ATGACGACGAGTGAACAGAACACCTCCGCGAGCACAGCCCTCCAAGAGGCGGGAGCAAGCACCGTCGACATCTTCGACGCGTTGGCGGACCCACATCGGCGGGTCGTCCTTTCACATCTCGACGAGCACGATGGCCCGTTGCCGATGGAGAGAGTGGCAGACAGACTCGCGCAGTGGGAGTCGGACGAACAGGCAGACGAGTCCCTGGACGAACAGTCACGAGAGTTCTATCTGGCGCTATATCACGTACACGTCCCGAAGTTGGTCGACGCGGGGCTCGTCGAGCGCGACGAGGACGCCGGCACGATTTCGCTGGTCGACGAGTGCGACGAGATTTTGGTGGAACTGGACCTGTCGACCTCGGAGTAG
- a CDS encoding bacterio-opsin activator domain-containing protein produces MSVVGNFTIVAESFALDHALSTAPDVTVEADRLASHSPQEVFPFLWAADGDLEGFQRALEDDPTTTSVSVAEETENELLYRLEWSEEFQDLIQQMVDHHAAILEAKARSGRWHLRLRFADEQMVSTFRSHFREAGREFEVNQLYHPTDPRQRTFGLTAEQHEALVTAVDEGYFAIPRETSTAELSEALDVSANAVSERIRRGCETLVRSGLVRAEDTK; encoded by the coding sequence ATGAGCGTCGTCGGTAATTTCACGATTGTGGCGGAGTCGTTCGCCCTGGACCACGCGCTCTCGACGGCCCCGGACGTGACTGTCGAGGCGGATCGTCTGGCATCGCACAGCCCACAAGAGGTGTTCCCGTTCCTCTGGGCGGCGGACGGGGACCTAGAAGGCTTCCAGCGTGCGCTCGAGGACGACCCCACGACCACCAGCGTCAGCGTCGCCGAGGAGACCGAGAACGAACTGCTCTACCGATTGGAATGGAGCGAGGAGTTCCAGGACCTCATTCAGCAGATGGTGGACCACCACGCGGCGATCCTCGAAGCGAAGGCCCGCAGCGGCCGATGGCACCTGCGGTTGCGGTTCGCCGACGAGCAGATGGTGTCTACCTTCCGGTCTCACTTCCGGGAGGCGGGCCGCGAGTTCGAGGTGAACCAGCTGTACCACCCGACGGACCCCCGGCAGCGGACGTTCGGCCTGACGGCGGAACAGCACGAAGCTCTCGTCACGGCCGTCGACGAGGGGTACTTTGCCATCCCGCGGGAGACGTCGACGGCGGAGTTGAGCGAGGCACTTGACGTCTCGGCGAACGCCGTCTCCGAGCGGATCCGGCGGGGCTGTGAGACGCTCGTCCGCTCGGGGCTGGTCCGGGCCGAAGACACCAAGTAG
- a CDS encoding DUF5518 domain-containing protein — protein sequence MTNWRAVLVGFAVEFVLGVFAFALPGIGHAAAGLVGGFVAGWMAGGGAWSGAWHGFLAGALGGILVAVFALVFGLLLTATGFVPGTIFGVGIALFALLAFGLLALDSAIAGAIGGLLADEN from the coding sequence ATGACCAACTGGCGCGCGGTCCTCGTTGGTTTCGCCGTGGAGTTCGTACTCGGCGTGTTCGCGTTCGCGCTGCCGGGAATCGGACACGCCGCGGCGGGCCTCGTCGGCGGGTTCGTCGCGGGGTGGATGGCGGGCGGCGGCGCCTGGAGTGGCGCGTGGCACGGTTTCCTCGCGGGCGCGCTCGGCGGGATTCTCGTCGCCGTCTTCGCGCTCGTGTTCGGCCTGCTGCTCACCGCCACGGGGTTCGTTCCGGGGACCATTTTCGGCGTTGGCATCGCGCTGTTTGCGCTCCTCGCGTTCGGCCTGCTCGCGCTCGACAGCGCCATCGCGGGCGCAATCGGCGGCCTGCTCGCCGACGAGAACTAG
- the hisE gene encoding phosphoribosyl-ATP diphosphatase produces MNDALRELYAVIEDRKETLPEDSYTASLLTHEKGENAALEKFGEEATEFVLAAKDGDEDELANEGADVVYHMLVALAQQDVDVDALLDELEERR; encoded by the coding sequence ATGAACGACGCGCTCCGTGAACTGTACGCGGTCATCGAGGACCGGAAGGAGACGCTCCCCGAGGACTCCTACACCGCGAGCCTGCTCACCCACGAGAAGGGTGAGAACGCCGCCCTCGAGAAGTTCGGCGAGGAGGCCACGGAGTTCGTCCTCGCCGCGAAGGACGGCGACGAAGACGAACTCGCCAACGAGGGCGCGGACGTCGTCTACCACATGCTGGTCGCGCTCGCCCAGCAGGACGTCGACGTGGACGCGCTGCTGGACGAACTGGAGGAACGGCGGTAG
- a CDS encoding bifunctional nuclease family protein yields the protein MNAHIEGVRVAGTPEGALPVVLVGVEDESDVLPIFIGFDEATSIARGQDATDIGRPLTHDLLLDTIEELGGRVDRVVVRGVDDGTYLADLHLQTPRGEAVVDARPSDSLALATRTNTPVEVEADVFEDGRRAIEDFEELEDIREVMER from the coding sequence ATGAACGCGCACATCGAGGGCGTCCGCGTCGCCGGCACGCCCGAGGGCGCGCTGCCGGTCGTGCTCGTCGGCGTCGAGGACGAATCGGACGTGCTCCCCATCTTCATCGGCTTCGACGAGGCGACGAGCATCGCCCGCGGGCAGGACGCCACGGACATCGGGCGGCCGCTCACGCACGACCTCCTGCTCGACACCATCGAGGAACTCGGCGGCCGCGTCGACCGCGTCGTCGTGCGCGGCGTCGACGACGGCACCTACCTCGCGGACCTCCACCTCCAGACGCCGCGCGGGGAGGCCGTGGTGGACGCGCGCCCGAGTGACTCGCTCGCGCTCGCCACCCGCACCAACACCCCCGTCGAGGTCGAGGCGGACGTCTTCGAGGACGGACGCCGCGCCATCGAGGACTTCGAGGAACTGGAGGACATCCGCGAGGTGATGGAGCGATGA
- the pdxT gene encoding pyridoxal 5'-phosphate synthase glutaminase subunit PdxT has translation MTVTAGVVAVQGDVAEHADAIQRAAASHGEDADVLEVRKSGVVPDCDILLLPGGESTAISRLLAREGIDEEIRAHVDAGKPVLATCAGLIVASTDANDERVETLDLVDVTVDRNAFGRQVDSFEAPLDVDGLDEPFPSVFIRAPTIADVGPDAEVLASWDGRPVAVRDGPVVGTSFHPELTSDSRIHDLAFFRTERAPV, from the coding sequence ATGACTGTCACCGCGGGCGTCGTGGCCGTGCAGGGCGACGTCGCCGAGCACGCCGACGCCATCCAGCGCGCCGCCGCCAGCCACGGCGAGGACGCCGATGTCCTCGAGGTTCGGAAGTCGGGCGTCGTCCCGGACTGCGACATTCTCCTGCTGCCGGGCGGCGAGTCCACGGCCATCTCGCGCTTGCTCGCCCGGGAGGGAATCGACGAGGAGATTCGCGCGCACGTCGACGCCGGTAAACCCGTATTGGCGACGTGTGCGGGCCTCATCGTCGCGTCGACGGACGCGAACGACGAGCGCGTCGAGACCCTGGACCTCGTGGACGTGACCGTCGACCGGAACGCGTTCGGGCGGCAGGTCGACTCCTTCGAGGCGCCCCTGGACGTGGACGGCCTCGACGAGCCGTTCCCATCGGTGTTCATCCGCGCGCCGACCATCGCGGACGTCGGCCCGGACGCCGAAGTGCTCGCGTCCTGGGACGGCCGGCCGGTCGCGGTGCGCGACGGCCCCGTCGTCGGCACCTCCTTCCACCCCGAGTTGACGAGCGACTCCCGCATCCACGACCTCGCGTTCTTCCGGACGGAGCGAGCGCCGGTCTGA
- a CDS encoding preprotein translocase subunit Sec61beta, with amino-acid sequence MSSGQNSGGLMSSAGLVRYFDSEDPNSIQIDPRSVVATGAMFGVVVLLLQFFA; translated from the coding sequence ATGAGCAGTGGACAGAACAGCGGCGGCCTGATGTCGAGCGCCGGGCTCGTTCGCTACTTCGACTCCGAGGACCCGAACTCCATCCAGATCGACCCGCGGAGCGTCGTCGCGACGGGCGCGATGTTCGGCGTCGTCGTTCTCCTCCTCCAGTTCTTCGCATAG
- the trxA gene encoding thioredoxin, which translates to MTVTLKDFYADWCGPCKTQDPILEEMEEDWDESVAFEKIDVDEAEDVANEYQVRSIPTIVVENDDGVVERFVGVTQREQLEDALEEAGA; encoded by the coding sequence ATGACTGTCACCCTGAAGGACTTCTACGCCGACTGGTGTGGCCCGTGCAAGACCCAGGACCCGATCCTCGAGGAGATGGAGGAGGACTGGGACGAGAGCGTGGCCTTCGAGAAGATCGACGTCGACGAGGCTGAGGACGTCGCGAACGAGTACCAGGTTCGATCGATTCCCACCATCGTCGTGGAGAACGACGACGGCGTCGTCGAGCGCTTCGTCGGCGTGACCCAGCGCGAGCAACTCGAGGACGCCCTCGAGGAAGCGGGCGCGTAA
- the mutS gene encoding DNA mismatch repair protein MutS, producing the protein MDGALGPPDAMAENEDDLTPMMSQYFALTRRYEDALVLFQVGDFYELFCEAAETAARICEITLTAREDSTGSYPMAGVPIDNAESYIDDLLDAGYRVAVADQVQDPDEVSGVVDRAVTRVVTPGTLTEDELLAGDDNNFVAALAASDPTVAGSDVERPGGFGLALLDVSTGDFYATTLSDAARVRDELGRFAPAELVTGPGVAGERFEREVFVAEYDDDAFDRGAAAERIRTQFGSVDALAGDAEIRACGALLDYAAYTRGSVASRGDSTHADVSTTNEDEPQDKLAYLNHLTRYDPRDYLQMDAVALRSLEVFDQRSVHGVEGTALVDVLDETACALGRRKLTDWLRRPLTDREEIEARHDAVGELVADPMVREELHEHLRDVYDLERLVSRVSRGRANARDLRALKDTLDVVPEVRGLLADVGCGKLRDLRAGLDDLPEIRDLLDRAIVADPPQELTEGGLIREGYDETLDDLRETEQSGKEWIDDLATEERERTGIDSLKVGHNAVHGYYIEVTNPNLDSVPEEYQRRQTLKNAERFVTPELKDREDDIVRAEQRAQDLEYDLFCEVRNRVASESERVQAVAATLAELDALASFATAAATHDYARPEMGGDSLDIDRGRHPVVERTEPGFVPNDTRLTPDERVAVVTGPNMSGKSTYMRQVALAVLMAQAGGFVPAERATLRIVDRIFTRVGASDDIAGGRSTFMVEMTELASILRAATEDSLVLLDEVGRGTSTTDGLAIARAVTEHVHDELGATTLFATHHHELTADAERLDDAVNLHFAATRGPDGVAFEHEVARGPATASYGVEVAKTAGVPDDVVERARELLDESAGAADGADVGEDGASTDVQSSDADTDEPPNTDETPAASSDLAAELEDVNVAELTPVEALNVLHDLQRKID; encoded by the coding sequence ATGGACGGCGCGCTCGGGCCACCCGACGCGATGGCCGAGAACGAGGACGACCTCACGCCGATGATGAGCCAGTACTTCGCGCTCACGCGGCGCTACGAGGACGCGCTCGTGCTCTTCCAGGTCGGGGATTTCTACGAGTTGTTCTGCGAGGCCGCGGAGACCGCGGCCCGCATCTGCGAGATCACGCTCACCGCGCGCGAGGACTCGACGGGGAGCTACCCGATGGCGGGCGTCCCCATCGACAACGCCGAATCCTACATCGACGACCTGCTCGACGCGGGCTACCGGGTGGCAGTCGCGGACCAGGTACAGGACCCCGACGAGGTGTCGGGCGTCGTGGACCGGGCGGTCACCCGGGTCGTGACGCCGGGGACGCTGACGGAGGACGAACTGCTCGCGGGCGACGACAACAACTTCGTGGCGGCGCTGGCAGCGAGTGACCCGACCGTGGCGGGTAGCGACGTGGAACGTCCGGGTGGCTTCGGTCTCGCGCTGCTCGACGTCTCGACGGGCGACTTCTACGCGACCACTCTCTCAGACGCGGCGCGCGTCCGCGACGAACTCGGGCGGTTCGCGCCGGCGGAACTGGTCACCGGCCCGGGGGTGGCGGGCGAGCGCTTCGAGCGCGAGGTGTTCGTCGCCGAGTACGACGACGACGCGTTCGACCGCGGGGCGGCGGCCGAGCGCATCCGCACGCAGTTCGGGAGCGTCGACGCGCTCGCCGGCGACGCCGAGATCCGGGCGTGTGGCGCGCTCCTCGACTACGCGGCGTACACGCGGGGGAGCGTCGCCTCGCGGGGGGACTCGACCCACGCCGACGTGTCGACGACCAACGAGGACGAACCGCAGGACAAACTCGCGTACCTGAACCACCTGACGCGCTACGACCCCCGGGACTACCTCCAGATGGACGCCGTGGCGCTGCGGAGCCTCGAGGTGTTCGACCAGCGCAGCGTCCACGGCGTGGAGGGCACCGCGCTCGTGGACGTGCTCGACGAGACGGCGTGCGCGCTCGGCCGCCGGAAACTCACCGACTGGCTCCGCCGCCCGCTCACCGACCGCGAGGAGATCGAGGCGCGCCACGACGCGGTCGGCGAACTCGTCGCGGACCCGATGGTGCGCGAGGAACTCCACGAGCACCTGCGGGACGTCTACGACCTCGAGCGCCTCGTCTCGCGGGTGTCCCGGGGTCGCGCGAACGCCCGGGACCTCCGCGCGCTGAAGGACACACTCGACGTGGTTCCGGAGGTACGGGGTCTGCTCGCCGACGTGGGTTGCGGGAAACTCCGGGACCTGCGCGCGGGCCTCGACGACCTCCCCGAGATTCGTGACCTGCTCGACCGCGCTATCGTCGCCGACCCGCCACAGGAACTCACCGAGGGCGGCCTCATCCGCGAGGGGTACGACGAGACGCTCGACGACCTCCGGGAGACCGAGCAGTCGGGCAAGGAGTGGATCGACGACCTGGCGACCGAGGAGCGCGAGCGCACCGGCATCGACTCCCTGAAGGTCGGCCACAACGCGGTCCACGGCTACTACATCGAGGTGACGAACCCGAACCTCGATTCGGTGCCCGAGGAGTACCAGCGCCGCCAGACGCTGAAGAACGCAGAGCGGTTCGTCACGCCCGAATTGAAAGACCGCGAGGACGACATCGTGCGCGCGGAGCAGCGCGCCCAGGACCTCGAGTACGACCTGTTCTGTGAGGTCCGGAACCGCGTTGCGAGCGAGAGCGAGCGCGTGCAGGCAGTCGCGGCGACGCTCGCGGAACTCGACGCACTCGCGTCGTTCGCCACCGCCGCCGCGACCCACGACTACGCGCGCCCGGAGATGGGTGGCGACAGCCTCGACATCGACCGCGGTCGCCACCCCGTCGTGGAGCGCACGGAACCCGGGTTCGTGCCGAACGATACCCGCCTCACGCCCGACGAGCGCGTCGCCGTGGTGACGGGTCCGAACATGAGCGGGAAGTCGACGTACATGCGCCAGGTCGCGCTCGCCGTGCTGATGGCCCAGGCCGGGGGTTTCGTGCCCGCCGAGCGAGCGACCCTCCGCATCGTCGACCGCATCTTCACCCGCGTCGGCGCGAGCGACGACATCGCGGGCGGGCGCTCGACGTTCATGGTGGAGATGACGGAACTCGCCTCGATCCTCCGGGCGGCCACCGAGGACTCCCTCGTCCTCCTGGACGAGGTCGGTCGGGGCACGTCCACGACGGACGGTCTTGCCATCGCGCGCGCCGTCACCGAGCACGTCCACGACGAACTCGGCGCGACCACGCTGTTCGCGACCCACCACCACGAACTCACTGCGGACGCCGAACGCCTCGACGACGCCGTGAACCTCCACTTCGCGGCGACGCGAGGCCCGGATGGAGTTGCATTCGAACACGAGGTCGCGCGCGGCCCCGCCACCGCCTCCTATGGCGTGGAGGTGGCGAAGACCGCTGGCGTCCCCGACGACGTGGTCGAGCGCGCGCGGGAGTTGCTGGACGAGTCGGCGGGTGCTGCCGATGGTGCCGACGTCGGTGAGGACGGCGCTTCGACGGACGTCCAGTCGTCGGACGCGGACACGGACGAACCGCCGAACACGGACGAGACGCCCGCGGCGTCCTCGGATCTCGCCGCCGAACTCGAGGACGTGAACGTCGCGGAGCTCACGCCCGTCGAGGCGCTGAACGTGCTCCACGACCTCCAGCGAAAAATCGACTGA
- the nucS gene encoding endonuclease NucS, with protein sequence MTRTLTAPDADRAAAFVSDARSDGLAVSLVGICGTSFEGRTERALEAGTRQVLCKPDDTVLVHGATGRDPGAWSTSGSVNVTAAEDGDALELRCGDDDGRGGDAAAVLEISFDDVHHATAFDPAETTGDGAGAEADLKERVLADPDLVESGFRALATERETPAGPVDVYGRGADGAVVVVELKARRAGPSAASQLERYVNALRQDLHADSEVRGVLVAPELTEKTHRLLAQNGLSFSAVE encoded by the coding sequence GTGACGCGCACCCTCACCGCACCCGACGCCGACCGGGCGGCCGCGTTCGTCTCGGACGCGCGCAGCGACGGCCTCGCCGTCTCGCTCGTCGGCATCTGCGGAACGTCGTTCGAGGGTCGCACGGAGCGCGCGCTCGAAGCAGGCACCAGACAGGTGCTCTGCAAGCCTGACGATACAGTGCTCGTGCACGGTGCGACCGGCCGAGATCCCGGCGCGTGGTCCACCAGCGGGAGCGTCAACGTGACGGCCGCCGAGGACGGCGATGCGCTCGAACTCCGGTGTGGTGACGACGACGGCCGAGGCGGCGACGCGGCGGCGGTGCTCGAGATCAGTTTCGACGACGTCCACCACGCGACGGCGTTCGACCCCGCGGAGACGACCGGCGACGGCGCGGGCGCGGAGGCCGACCTGAAAGAACGCGTGCTCGCGGACCCCGACCTCGTGGAGTCCGGGTTCCGCGCGCTCGCCACGGAGCGCGAGACGCCGGCCGGCCCGGTGGACGTCTACGGCCGCGGCGCTGATGGCGCGGTGGTCGTTGTGGAACTGAAGGCCAGGCGCGCCGGCCCATCGGCGGCCTCGCAACTAGAGCGCTACGTGAACGCACTGCGCCAAGACCTGCACGCCGACTCGGAGGTCCGGGGCGTACTCGTCGCACCCGAACTCACGGAGAAGACACACCGCCTGCTCGCCCAGAACGGGCTCTCGTTCTCGGCGGTCGAGTGA
- a CDS encoding DsbA family oxidoreductase: protein MSDTDEITVYSDYVCPFCYLGRVSLREYQDEREDELDIDWRPFDLRAQQRGPDGEIDHSVDNGKDEEYYEQARENVERLKENYGADEMTVDISRDVDSFAAQVASLYVKREHPDAWLDFDAAVFEALWEDERDIGDVDVLADIADDVGVDPEDVRDAVGDDEWRERVRDQFDEAHEMGITGVPTFAYDGYAARGAVPPAQLRRLVEGE from the coding sequence ATGAGCGACACCGACGAGATCACCGTCTATTCGGACTACGTCTGCCCGTTCTGTTACCTGGGCCGTGTGTCCCTCCGAGAGTACCAGGACGAGCGCGAGGACGAACTCGACATCGACTGGCGCCCCTTCGACCTGCGCGCCCAGCAGCGCGGACCCGACGGGGAGATCGACCACAGCGTGGACAACGGGAAAGACGAAGAGTACTACGAGCAGGCCAGAGAGAACGTCGAGCGCCTGAAGGAGAACTACGGCGCCGACGAGATGACCGTGGACATCTCCCGCGACGTGGACTCCTTCGCCGCGCAGGTGGCGTCGCTGTACGTGAAACGCGAGCACCCGGACGCGTGGCTCGACTTCGACGCGGCGGTCTTCGAGGCGCTCTGGGAGGACGAGCGCGACATCGGCGACGTGGACGTGCTCGCGGACATCGCAGACGACGTCGGCGTCGACCCGGAGGACGTCCGGGACGCGGTCGGCGACGACGAGTGGCGCGAGCGCGTGCGCGACCAGTTCGACGAGGCTCACGAGATGGGCATCACGGGGGTTCCGACGTTCGCGTACGACGGATACGCGGCGCGCGGCGCGGTCCCGCCTGCACAGCTTCGCCGGCTGGTCGAGGGCGAGTAG
- a CDS encoding DNA-directed RNA polymerase subunit epsilon, whose protein sequence is MPEARHRDDADADDRWLEDRPGAGALSRAEARRDNAVRQWGVVSPSATVIGRAESPEADLSESVRRLHDERHTATEGHSKRAHYLDRLRTTQALCNALDVTPWQRDLALGIMGDIDLTEFGSQRAIPKVALVVLRHVVDVDRRQYFGLDDVDASALSQDRMESLFEEYKAHDVTDEETFQRLAERHGLDVTNLNRLRRVLKEQLREREQLDDDIGRALGRNPHRDPNLPSFEDRDVPAEASD, encoded by the coding sequence ATGCCGGAGGCCAGGCACCGGGACGACGCGGACGCGGACGACCGCTGGCTCGAAGACCGGCCCGGGGCGGGAGCGCTCTCGCGGGCGGAGGCTCGCCGGGACAACGCGGTGCGGCAGTGGGGCGTCGTCTCGCCGAGTGCGACGGTAATCGGGCGCGCGGAGTCGCCCGAGGCCGACCTCTCGGAGAGCGTGCGCCGCCTCCACGACGAACGCCACACCGCGACGGAAGGACACAGCAAACGCGCGCACTACCTCGACCGCCTGCGCACCACGCAGGCGCTATGTAACGCACTCGACGTGACGCCGTGGCAGCGCGACCTCGCGCTGGGTATCATGGGCGACATCGACCTCACGGAGTTCGGGAGCCAGCGCGCCATCCCGAAGGTCGCGCTCGTGGTGCTCCGGCACGTCGTCGACGTCGACCGTCGGCAGTACTTCGGTCTCGACGACGTCGACGCGTCGGCGCTCTCCCAGGACCGCATGGAGTCGCTGTTCGAGGAGTACAAGGCCCACGACGTCACCGACGAGGAGACGTTCCAGCGCCTCGCGGAGCGCCACGGTCTCGACGTGACGAACCTGAACCGACTCCGGCGCGTGCTCAAAGAACAGTTACGGGAGCGAGAACAACTAGACGACGACATCGGGCGGGCGCTCGGCCGGAATCCTCACCGCGACCCGAACCTCCCGAGTTTCGAGGACCGCGACGTACCGGCGGAAGCTAGCGACTGA
- a CDS encoding thioredoxin family protein, with product MTEQTQKPLRVADGGELEDVLATHDRVLVEFYTRGCTMCQAIEPVLGNVARETGVPVAMVNPGDDVSLVEEWNVRSVPTLVLVENSEEVARLAEGFQGGAAIEAFLDEHAGTERSASA from the coding sequence GTGACTGAACAGACGCAGAAACCGCTCCGCGTCGCCGACGGCGGCGAGTTGGAGGACGTACTCGCCACCCACGACCGCGTGCTCGTAGAGTTCTACACCAGAGGGTGTACAATGTGCCAGGCCATCGAGCCAGTGCTCGGGAACGTGGCACGCGAGACCGGCGTCCCCGTCGCGATGGTCAACCCAGGCGACGACGTATCGCTCGTCGAGGAGTGGAACGTTCGGAGTGTACCCACGCTCGTCCTCGTGGAGAATAGTGAGGAGGTCGCGCGACTCGCCGAGGGGTTCCAGGGCGGCGCGGCCATCGAGGCATTCCTGGACGAACACGCCGGGACAGAGCGCAGCGCGTCAGCGTAG
- the psmA gene encoding archaeal proteasome endopeptidase complex subunit alpha, whose amino-acid sequence MQGQNQQQAYDRGITIFSPDGRLYQVEYAREAVKRGTASIGVRTEGGVVLVVDKQTRSPLLEGSSVEKLHKVDNHVGVASAGHVADARQLIDFARQQAQVNRVRYDEPIGVRTLTKEVTDHIQQYTQVGGARPFGVALLIGGVEDGEPRLFETDPSGTSNEWKAVAIGADRADIQDHLEEQYEESLSLDEGVELALRALGKGRDDPLEAEAVGVATVDAETGVYRNLTADDVQAYLDELE is encoded by the coding sequence ATGCAGGGCCAGAACCAGCAGCAGGCCTACGACCGTGGGATCACCATTTTCTCCCCGGACGGACGCCTCTATCAGGTCGAGTACGCGCGGGAAGCCGTCAAGCGCGGCACTGCGAGCATCGGCGTGCGCACCGAGGGCGGTGTGGTGCTCGTCGTGGACAAGCAGACGCGCTCGCCGCTCCTCGAGGGCTCCAGCGTCGAGAAACTCCACAAGGTCGACAACCACGTCGGCGTGGCGAGCGCGGGGCACGTCGCTGACGCCCGGCAACTCATCGACTTCGCGCGCCAGCAGGCGCAGGTGAACCGGGTGCGCTACGACGAACCCATCGGCGTGCGCACGCTCACGAAGGAGGTTACCGACCACATCCAGCAGTACACGCAGGTCGGTGGCGCGCGCCCGTTCGGCGTCGCGCTCCTCATCGGCGGCGTCGAGGACGGCGAACCCCGACTCTTCGAGACCGACCCTTCGGGCACCTCGAACGAGTGGAAGGCCGTCGCCATCGGCGCGGACCGCGCGGACATCCAGGACCACCTCGAGGAACAGTACGAGGAGTCCCTCTCGCTCGACGAGGGCGTCGAACTCGCACTCCGCGCGCTCGGCAAGGGCCGGGACGACCCGCTCGAGGCCGAAGCCGTCGGCGTCGCCACCGTGGACGCCGAGACGGGCGTCTACCGCAACCTCACTGCCGACGACGTACAGGCCTACCTCGACGAACTCGAGTAA